A single region of the Psychrilyobacter piezotolerans genome encodes:
- a CDS encoding GNAT family N-acetyltransferase: MANTRLIKPDKNYKNAFLTYVEEIKKSGSETYELYKNAEIDFKLYVDELKNTELGIGLPNGWVPCSSYWLVDSKDEVLGVIRIRHRVDSDYLQTIGHIGYEIKMTRRREGNGNQILKMGLLEAGKMGINNLLITCDEGNIGSVRIIEKNNGKLKSSFIDSDTGERVLQYIVKL; this comes from the coding sequence ATGGCAAATACTAGATTGATTAAACCAGATAAAAATTATAAAAATGCTTTTTTGACCTATGTTGAGGAAATAAAAAAGAGCGGATCAGAAACATATGAATTATATAAAAATGCAGAAATAGATTTTAAATTATATGTAGATGAATTAAAAAATACTGAATTGGGGATTGGGTTACCCAATGGCTGGGTTCCCTGCAGCAGTTACTGGCTTGTTGATTCAAAAGATGAAGTTCTTGGGGTTATAAGGATTCGTCATAGAGTAGACAGCGATTATCTGCAAACCATCGGTCATATAGGTTATGAAATTAAAATGACTCGAAGAAGAGAGGGCAACGGGAATCAAATTTTAAAGATGGGATTATTAGAAGCCGGTAAGATGGGGATCAATAATTTATTAATTACTTGTGATGAGGGAAATATTGGTTCAGTTCGAATCATTGAAAAGAATAATGGTAAATTAAAATCTTCATTTATAGATTCAGATACAGGAG